The proteins below are encoded in one region of Halobaculum roseum:
- a CDS encoding DUF1616 domain-containing protein, protein MSDSGGGRRGGKGDRNRIPVDVVLSAIYAVLVGAVALTGSIRGPAMVVLAGPLVLFLPGYALLSVLVPGSANSSGDAVSDPPLGSVTIGWFERASLSVGLSVAVLPILVVLLAALGYQPTRTTVSVTLVGFVVLASALGAARRLALPEENRYGLPVDRWLRELRTFAGSPRATRVDKFGAVVLGVLVVLALAGMSVGLAAPPDGESYTEVALLTPSEDGPVAAGYPDAVANDEPLELVLSIENDLGRPTAYEYVVVLDRVSSSADGTEMTVLERDALERGNVSLADDETATRTLSLVPSMLGSDLRLSVFVYEEAAPEFPSRTTADEHLYIWVDVEDSG, encoded by the coding sequence ATGAGTGACAGCGGTGGTGGCCGGCGCGGCGGGAAGGGCGACCGCAACCGGATCCCGGTCGACGTGGTTCTCAGCGCCATCTACGCCGTTCTCGTCGGTGCCGTCGCTCTTACGGGGTCGATACGAGGGCCCGCAATGGTCGTCCTGGCCGGGCCTCTCGTGTTGTTTCTTCCGGGGTATGCGCTGCTGTCGGTCTTGGTTCCGGGATCGGCTAACTCGAGCGGAGACGCCGTGTCCGACCCGCCGCTCGGTAGCGTAACGATCGGGTGGTTCGAGCGAGCCTCGCTATCCGTTGGACTCAGTGTCGCCGTTCTCCCCATTCTCGTGGTTCTGCTGGCTGCGCTCGGGTACCAACCGACACGAACGACTGTCTCCGTGACGCTGGTGGGGTTCGTCGTTCTGGCGTCGGCGCTCGGCGCGGCTCGGCGGCTCGCACTCCCGGAGGAGAATCGCTACGGGCTCCCGGTCGACCGGTGGCTGCGTGAATTGCGGACGTTCGCCGGGTCACCACGAGCAACGCGAGTCGACAAGTTCGGGGCCGTCGTGCTCGGCGTGCTGGTGGTACTCGCGCTGGCAGGGATGTCGGTGGGACTCGCCGCCCCTCCGGACGGAGAGTCCTACACAGAGGTCGCGCTGTTGACACCGAGCGAAGACGGGCCGGTCGCCGCGGGGTATCCCGACGCCGTCGCGAACGACGAACCACTCGAGCTGGTGTTGTCGATCGAGAACGACCTCGGTCGCCCAACGGCGTACGAGTACGTCGTCGTCTTGGATCGCGTGTCTTCGTCGGCGGACGGCACCGAGATGACGGTGCTCGAGCGGGACGCTCTCGAACGGGGGAACGTGAGCCTCGCGGACGACGAGACGGCGACCCGAACGCTGTCGTTGGTGCCGTCGATGCTCGGTAGCGACCTCCGACTGAGCGTGTTCGTGTACGAGGAAGCGGCGCCGGAGTTCCCGTCACGCACCACCGCGGACGAACACCTGTACATCTGGGTCGACGTCGAGGACAGTGGATAA
- a CDS encoding NAD-dependent epimerase/dehydratase family protein: MDTVNGRETETAAIDADITGRTVLVTGGAGFVGSHLARALVRDNEVRVLDDCSTGQPGNVPADATLYEGDLLDEGLLQDAIDGVDLVFHEAGLVSVPKSVERPVESNRVNVAGTLAVLEAARAVDARVVLASSVAIYGDPETVPVDESHPTRPTSPYATDKLAIDHYARVYHERYGLETVSLRYFNVYGPGQSTGSYAGVVSTFLEQARSGQPITVEGDGSQTRDFVHVADVVRANLAAATTEHVGEAFNIGTGDSVTIRELAELIADVTGATAGINHVDPRPGDVERSRADISKARRLLGFEPSVDLHTGIAELASRQRLAR; this comes from the coding sequence ATGGATACTGTCAACGGCAGGGAGACGGAGACGGCGGCGATCGACGCCGACATCACCGGACGCACGGTGCTGGTCACCGGGGGTGCCGGGTTCGTGGGAAGCCATCTCGCACGAGCGCTCGTCCGCGACAACGAGGTCCGCGTGCTCGACGACTGTTCGACCGGCCAGCCGGGCAACGTTCCGGCGGATGCGACGCTGTACGAGGGCGATCTCCTCGACGAGGGGCTGTTGCAGGACGCGATCGACGGCGTCGACCTCGTGTTCCACGAGGCCGGGCTGGTCAGCGTCCCGAAGTCGGTCGAGCGCCCGGTTGAGAGCAATCGGGTGAACGTCGCCGGCACGCTCGCGGTCCTCGAAGCCGCACGCGCCGTCGACGCGCGGGTCGTACTCGCCTCCAGCGTCGCCATCTACGGCGACCCGGAGACGGTCCCGGTCGACGAGTCGCACCCGACCCGTCCGACCTCCCCGTATGCGACCGACAAGCTCGCGATCGACCACTACGCACGCGTGTATCACGAACGATACGGGCTGGAGACGGTTTCGCTCCGGTACTTCAACGTGTACGGCCCCGGCCAGTCGACGGGCAGCTACGCGGGCGTCGTGAGCACGTTCCTCGAACAGGCGCGCTCGGGCCAGCCGATCACCGTCGAGGGTGACGGCTCCCAGACGCGTGATTTCGTCCACGTCGCCGACGTGGTCCGGGCGAACCTCGCGGCCGCAACGACCGAACACGTCGGCGAGGCGTTCAACATCGGCACCGGCGACAGCGTCACGATCCGGGAACTCGCGGAGCTGATCGCCGACGTGACCGGCGCCACTGCAGGGATCAACCACGTCGACCCCCGACCGGGCGACGTGGAACGTAGCCGTGCGGACATCTCGAAGGCACGTCGGCTGCTCGGCTTCGAGCCGAGCGTCGACCTTCACACCGGGATCGCCGAGTTAGCCAGCCGACAGCGGCTCGCGCGATAA
- a CDS encoding flippase — MDLAKRLSRGIQAIFAANLVTMLAKAGLLLLLTRVLLTPEQYGELNFALSVLGGLAILATLGLPKSAARYVTEFAEQRPGMVPHVIVRSLGFLLFFTLLIAGGTALFGNEVATRFGVPSLVPVLGVGALFIAATALSAYTRQLFQAFNSVEWSGVVGVISGVSRLLFVTLFVWLGYGVAGALFGYVAGLALGVLIGGVVLYRRFYSTYEPDVDPDASVSRRILEYSVPLTATRSANVIDKKVDTVLVGVLVDMTAVGFYTIGKAISDFVSMPASSLGYTISPALSEQRSKGSEARAARIYQTTLRYVLLAYIPAVAGLILVAEPMVRYVFGSGYDGAAPVVQVFGLFILVNAINKVTSDGLDYLGRARSRAIVKTVMALGNVVLNLILIPLMGVVGAAVATVITFSFYTFANVYIIHQELPLNPRDLVGVSGAAVAVTIVMSIVVWLTLPYVSGVPTLIGAVVLGAATWAVLSIAGGLLDPNEVTRLIG; from the coding sequence ATGGATCTAGCGAAACGACTGAGCCGCGGGATCCAGGCGATCTTCGCGGCCAACCTGGTCACGATGCTGGCGAAAGCCGGCCTCCTCCTGCTGTTGACGCGTGTGCTGTTGACTCCCGAGCAGTACGGCGAGTTGAACTTCGCGCTGTCGGTGCTCGGCGGCCTCGCGATCCTCGCGACGCTGGGGCTTCCGAAGTCGGCGGCCCGATACGTCACGGAGTTCGCCGAGCAGCGGCCGGGGATGGTGCCGCACGTCATCGTCAGGTCGCTCGGGTTCCTCCTGTTTTTCACACTGCTCATCGCTGGGGGAACTGCCCTCTTCGGCAATGAGGTCGCCACGCGGTTCGGCGTCCCCTCGCTCGTGCCGGTGCTCGGGGTCGGCGCGCTGTTCATCGCCGCCACCGCGTTGTCGGCGTACACTCGGCAGCTGTTCCAGGCGTTCAACAGCGTCGAGTGGAGCGGCGTCGTCGGAGTTATCTCGGGGGTCTCCCGGCTACTGTTCGTCACGCTGTTCGTCTGGCTAGGGTACGGCGTGGCAGGCGCGCTGTTCGGCTACGTCGCAGGACTGGCGTTAGGCGTTCTCATCGGAGGCGTCGTCCTCTACCGGCGCTTCTACTCGACGTACGAACCCGACGTCGACCCGGACGCGTCCGTCTCCCGTCGGATCCTAGAGTACAGCGTGCCGCTCACGGCGACCCGGAGCGCGAACGTCATCGACAAGAAGGTCGACACCGTGCTCGTCGGCGTCCTCGTCGACATGACCGCCGTCGGATTCTATACGATCGGGAAGGCCATCTCCGATTTCGTGTCGATGCCGGCGTCCTCGCTCGGGTACACGATCTCGCCGGCCCTGAGCGAACAACGGTCCAAAGGGAGCGAGGCCAGGGCTGCACGGATCTACCAGACGACGCTCCGATACGTCCTCCTGGCGTACATCCCCGCCGTTGCTGGGTTGATCCTCGTGGCCGAACCGATGGTCCGATACGTATTCGGCTCCGGATACGACGGCGCCGCCCCGGTCGTCCAAGTCTTCGGCCTGTTCATCCTCGTCAACGCGATCAACAAGGTGACCAGCGACGGACTGGATTACCTCGGGCGAGCACGCTCTCGGGCGATCGTGAAGACGGTCATGGCACTTGGCAACGTCGTGCTCAATCTGATCCTCATCCCACTCATGGGCGTGGTCGGCGCCGCGGTCGCCACCGTGATCACGTTCAGCTTCTACACGTTCGCCAACGTATACATCATCCATCAGGAACTCCCGCTGAACCCCCGCGATCTCGTCGGCGTCTCCGGGGCCGCGGTTGCGGTCACCATCGTCATGTCCATCGTCGTCTGGCTGACGCTCCCCTACGTGTCCGGGGTCCCGACGCTGATCGGGGCCGTCGTACTCGGGGCGGCGACGTGGGCCGTGTTATCTATCGCCGGTGGCCTGCTCGACCCGAACGAGGTCACCCGGCTGATCGGTTGA
- a CDS encoding glycosyltransferase, which yields MRVLNLVTNERARFFRKQRDTLTDMGVEETTLTVPGDHTYDDGSTNERSAVDYLRFLPQVVRRSFGGFDLVHANYGLTAPHALAQLRLPVVLSLWGTDLMGRYGPITKACARRADEVVVMSDRMAAALDRPCHVIPHGVDLDLFEPMPTDDARAELGWDADADHVLFPYPPARGVKDYPRAERVVDRVRDRLDGEVAFHTVTGEPHERMPVYMNAADVLLLTSRHEGSPNAVKEALACNLPVVSTDVGDVPERLDGVAHSRVARSDAQLVDGVVAALRAGERSDGRAAAEEVSAEETGARLLAVYEEVLS from the coding sequence ATGCGGGTGCTCAACCTGGTCACCAACGAACGCGCGCGCTTCTTTCGAAAACAGCGGGACACGCTCACGGATATGGGCGTCGAGGAGACCACGCTGACCGTCCCCGGCGACCACACCTACGACGACGGCTCGACGAACGAGCGGTCCGCGGTCGACTACCTCAGGTTTCTCCCGCAGGTCGTGCGACGCTCGTTCGGGGGGTTCGATCTCGTTCACGCGAACTACGGGCTGACGGCGCCGCACGCGCTCGCGCAGCTTCGGCTCCCGGTGGTGCTGTCGCTGTGGGGGACGGATCTGATGGGCAGGTACGGCCCGATCACGAAGGCGTGCGCCCGTCGCGCGGACGAGGTCGTCGTGATGTCCGACCGAATGGCCGCGGCGCTGGATCGCCCGTGTCACGTCATCCCCCACGGCGTCGACCTCGACCTGTTCGAGCCGATGCCGACGGACGACGCCCGCGCCGAGCTGGGATGGGACGCCGACGCCGACCACGTGCTGTTCCCGTACCCGCCCGCACGCGGGGTGAAGGACTACCCGCGCGCCGAGCGCGTCGTCGACCGCGTCCGCGACCGCCTCGACGGGGAGGTCGCCTTCCACACCGTCACCGGCGAGCCCCACGAGCGGATGCCGGTGTACATGAACGCCGCGGACGTGTTGCTGCTCACCTCTCGACACGAGGGCTCGCCCAACGCCGTGAAGGAAGCGCTGGCGTGCAACCTCCCGGTCGTCTCCACCGACGTGGGCGACGTGCCCGAGCGGCTCGACGGCGTCGCCCACTCGCGAGTCGCCCGCAGCGACGCGCAACTCGTCGACGGCGTCGTCGCGGCGCTCCGCGCAGGCGAACGCTCGGACGGCCGGGCGGCCGCCGAGGAGGTGTCGGCCGAGGAGACTGGCGCTCGACTGCTGGCCGTGTACGAGGAGGTGCTCTCGTGA
- a CDS encoding GNAT family N-acetyltransferase — protein sequence MDIRRLSLAEWDEALPDDGFEVFHTPEALETLDAHARGELRLYGGYKGEQAIGLAPVFVREQAFGTAALSPPPGFGIPRLGPLVMPTSPKQRKRERVNGRFAEGLLEEVDVDASTTLFRMVCPTSYADPRPFGWSSLSVEPTFTYHLPVDGDTDAILKSFSKSLRREIRDAEDVDCSFEVGDREDVRRIYEQARDRYAEQDRGFTMTWPYVRDLTDALSAVDRCRPYVVRDADGDFVSGILVLYSNDAAYFWLGGAVATLEGTTVNSALHWRIVRDIAADEPLGSVDTYDLMGANTERLCRYKSKFGADLVAYYTVESEGAGMRAAKTAYRLVSR from the coding sequence ATGGATATCCGACGGCTCTCACTGGCGGAGTGGGACGAGGCACTCCCGGACGATGGGTTCGAGGTGTTCCACACGCCCGAGGCGCTCGAAACGCTCGACGCGCACGCGAGGGGGGAACTGCGACTCTACGGCGGGTACAAGGGCGAACAGGCGATCGGCCTCGCGCCGGTGTTCGTTCGCGAGCAGGCGTTCGGCACCGCCGCGTTGTCGCCGCCGCCCGGGTTCGGGATCCCCCGGCTCGGGCCGCTCGTCATGCCGACCAGCCCCAAACAGCGCAAGCGCGAACGCGTCAACGGCCGGTTCGCCGAGGGGCTGCTGGAGGAGGTCGACGTCGACGCGTCGACGACGCTGTTCCGGATGGTCTGTCCGACCAGCTACGCGGACCCGCGCCCGTTCGGGTGGTCGTCGCTGTCGGTCGAGCCGACGTTCACCTACCACCTCCCGGTCGACGGGGACACCGACGCGATACTGAAGTCCTTCTCGAAGAGTCTCCGGCGGGAGATCCGCGACGCCGAGGACGTGGACTGCTCGTTCGAGGTCGGCGACCGCGAGGACGTGCGTCGGATCTACGAGCAGGCGCGCGACCGCTACGCCGAGCAGGACCGCGGCTTCACGATGACGTGGCCGTACGTGCGCGACCTCACCGACGCGCTCTCGGCGGTCGACCGCTGTCGCCCGTACGTCGTCCGCGACGCCGACGGCGACTTCGTCAGCGGGATCCTCGTGTTGTACTCCAACGACGCCGCGTACTTCTGGCTCGGGGGCGCGGTCGCGACCCTGGAGGGAACGACGGTCAACAGCGCGCTCCACTGGCGGATCGTCCGCGACATCGCCGCCGACGAACCCCTCGGATCGGTCGACACGTACGACCTGATGGGCGCCAACACCGAGCGACTCTGCCGGTACAAGAGCAAGTTCGGGGCGGACCTCGTGGCGTACTACACCGTCGAGTCCGAGGGCGCTGGAATGCGCGCCGCCAAGACCGCCTACCGGCTCGTGAGCAGGTGA
- a CDS encoding polysaccharide deacetylase family protein, whose protein sequence is MTWPGGREPPEERPVPDGHEFSLLLTHDIDRPYKTYQSVYYAATESDRRAYHLSTLIPGVNPYWRFEELMALEDDLGVRSACYMLDEQRLFRDRPAAEWLTMEGWQLFAGRYDPTSPEIRDAFRALDDGGWEIGLHGSYESFDDRERMRAEKETVESVVGHAVAGGRQHYLNLKTPDTWEHQRALGLRYDCSLGTSAEPGFHHGHGIRRPFGDDDGFVVFPLTIMEQSIPDPGEDFDAAWAVCEALLEEAREEGAVMSVLWHLRHFAPDEFPGYDRIYRKLIRRAQELGAWVGSPGQFYEETDLGGADGTGSVAAAATSAATRTTADSTARDPSEGR, encoded by the coding sequence ATCACGTGGCCCGGCGGCCGCGAGCCCCCCGAGGAGCGCCCCGTCCCCGACGGCCACGAGTTCAGCCTCCTGCTCACCCACGACATCGACCGCCCGTACAAGACGTACCAGTCGGTGTACTACGCGGCGACCGAGTCCGACCGCCGCGCGTACCACCTCTCGACGCTGATCCCCGGCGTCAACCCCTACTGGCGCTTCGAGGAGCTGATGGCGCTCGAGGACGACCTCGGCGTTCGCTCGGCGTGTTACATGCTCGACGAACAGCGGCTGTTCCGCGACCGCCCGGCCGCGGAGTGGCTGACGATGGAGGGCTGGCAGCTGTTCGCCGGCCGGTACGATCCCACGTCGCCCGAGATACGCGACGCGTTCCGCGCGCTCGACGACGGCGGCTGGGAGATCGGTCTCCACGGCTCCTACGAGTCGTTCGACGACCGCGAGCGAATGCGCGCCGAGAAGGAGACGGTCGAGTCGGTCGTCGGCCACGCGGTCGCCGGCGGCCGCCAGCACTACCTCAACCTCAAGACGCCCGACACGTGGGAACACCAGCGCGCGCTCGGACTGCGTTACGACTGTAGCCTCGGGACGAGCGCCGAGCCCGGCTTTCATCACGGGCACGGGATCAGGCGCCCGTTCGGCGACGACGACGGGTTCGTCGTGTTCCCGCTGACGATCATGGAGCAGTCGATCCCGGACCCCGGCGAGGACTTCGACGCCGCGTGGGCCGTCTGCGAGGCCCTCCTGGAGGAAGCACGCGAGGAGGGCGCGGTGATGAGCGTGCTGTGGCACCTGCGCCACTTCGCCCCCGACGAGTTCCCGGGCTACGATCGGATCTATCGGAAGCTGATCCGCCGGGCTCAGGAGCTCGGCGCGTGGGTCGGGTCGCCCGGACAGTTCTACGAGGAGACGGATCTTGGTGGCGCCGACGGGACGGGGAGCGTCGCGGCGGCGGCCACCTCCGCGGCGACGAGGACGACGGCCGACTCGACGGCGCGAGACCCGTCCGAGGGACGGTAG